The Candidatus Thorarchaeota archaeon genome has a segment encoding these proteins:
- a CDS encoding amidohydrolase: MGPKSILIKHGYVITMNSRREIIPDGAVYSEGERIVAIGKTKDLAGYGADTVIDATGMIVMPGLVDTHVHLAQALIRGCADDVSLVDWLKKYVWVLQGNFTKEDGEVSAELCMAEMIRTGTTSFVECMIHSRYGFDGIARAVERTGMRAALSKIVMNSTGYADNPDIMYPGMVENEEACLRETDSMHSRWHGKADGRIQVWYGLRSLGAVTDDLFKRVVAHSEEKNTLMTMHLGEVVDDVRYVKEKGYKNLTDFAEAMGLLRPTMVFAHGIHFEDHEIDRLAKSGAHIAHCPASNMKLASGFAKIPLMLKRGVSVSLGCDGGPSNNTYDMIREMRLAALIHKPVTNDSLAVPAESVVEMATLGGAKAMGLADKIGSLESGKLADVILVDMRTVGLAPNTNPVSNLVYAGSGHNVDTVIVNGRILMHHRHLLTLDEEQLVARAAEHSVALLERAGIEIKPKWPIR, from the coding sequence ATGGGGCCAAAGTCAATTCTGATCAAACATGGATACGTCATTACTATGAACTCGCGGCGGGAGATCATTCCGGACGGTGCTGTCTATAGCGAGGGTGAACGCATAGTCGCTATTGGCAAGACCAAAGATCTCGCTGGATACGGGGCTGATACCGTAATTGATGCCACAGGCATGATTGTCATGCCTGGGCTCGTTGATACACATGTACATCTTGCTCAGGCCCTCATCCGCGGCTGTGCTGATGATGTGTCATTAGTCGACTGGTTGAAGAAATATGTCTGGGTTCTTCAAGGGAACTTCACAAAGGAGGATGGCGAGGTCTCCGCCGAACTGTGCATGGCCGAGATGATTAGGACTGGGACAACTTCTTTTGTCGAGTGTATGATCCATTCCCGTTATGGTTTTGATGGAATTGCCCGTGCCGTTGAGCGTACTGGGATGCGCGCCGCTCTCTCGAAAATAGTCATGAACTCAACAGGATATGCTGATAATCCTGATATCATGTATCCTGGCATGGTGGAGAATGAGGAGGCTTGTCTGAGAGAAACCGATTCGATGCACTCTCGTTGGCATGGAAAAGCTGATGGTCGAATTCAGGTATGGTATGGACTGAGGTCTCTGGGGGCCGTCACTGATGATCTCTTTAAGAGAGTCGTTGCACACTCGGAAGAAAAAAACACCCTGATGACAATGCATCTTGGAGAGGTAGTGGATGATGTCAGATACGTAAAGGAGAAAGGCTACAAAAATCTGACAGACTTTGCTGAGGCCATGGGACTTCTCCGACCGACTATGGTGTTTGCGCATGGCATCCACTTTGAGGACCATGAAATTGACAGGTTGGCCAAGTCCGGGGCCCACATTGCCCACTGTCCAGCCTCGAACATGAAACTCGCATCAGGTTTTGCAAAGATTCCTCTAATGCTTAAGCGCGGAGTATCTGTTTCCTTGGGTTGCGATGGAGGACCGAGCAACAATACGTATGATATGATTCGGGAGATGCGTCTTGCCGCTCTAATCCACAAGCCCGTGACCAACGATTCTCTTGCAGTTCCTGCTGAATCTGTTGTGGAGATGGCAACTCTGGGAGGAGCCAAAGCAATGGGACTTGCCGATAAGATTGGATCTCTGGAATCCGGCAAACTGGCCGATGTGATCCTTGTTGACATGCGCACTGTTGGGCTTGCACCCAATACAAATCCGGTCTCAAATCTTGTCTATGCTGGTTCTGGTCACAATGTTGATACAGTAATCGTCAATGGTCGGATTCTGATGCACCACCGTCATTTGCTCACTCTTGATGAGGAACAACTGGTTGCTCGTGCAGCCGAACATAGTGTGGCACTTCTTGAGCGTGCAGGTATCGAGATCAAGCCAAAGTGGCCTATTCGATAG